The Fibrobacterota bacterium genome contains the following window.
TCCAGGTCCCGATGGCGGTGTAATCGCTATTGGAGGAATTGGCGGGAGCGCCGGCCTGGATGGTCGATTGGCCGTTGCGCATCTCGTAGGGAGCGACTTGGGTGTTGGTGCCCGAGAAGACGAATTCGCCCTTGAAGGTGGTGTTTGACAAGGCCACCATCTGGTCGAACATGCCCCGCACCTCTTGGCCGATGTAGTAGCGGCTGTCGCCGGAATTGGAATCGTTCGAGGCCTGGATGGCGCGTTCGCGCATGGCCTGGTAGATATTGGTGCCGGTATTCAAGGTCGAATCGATGGTACCAAGGTATCCGAGCCCGTCGTTGATGTTGCGCTGGAAGCTGGAGAATTGATCGAGCTGGGAGCGGAGTTCCATGCTCTGGGCGGCGCTCACGGGATCGTCCGTGGCGTTGTTGATCTTCTTGCCGGTGGCCAGCTGCTCCTGGGTCCCTTCCAGCTTGTTGTAATTCATGAAGAGCCGGTCGAGGATACGGGAGCTGACTTGGCTGAAACTGATTCGGGAAGCCATGGTTTTCCCTCCTTATTGCGCCAACTGCATGAGCACATCCATCATCTGGGAGACGGTGGTGATGTACTTGGCGGAAGCGCGGTAGCTGTTTTCGAACTTGATCATGTTGGTCATCTCTTCGTCCAAGGAGACGCCCGAAATCGTCGCCTGCTCCGAATCCATCTGGGAGATCAGGAAGGTCTTGGTGTCGAGGCGGGACTTGTTCTGGTTTTGCTCGATGCCCAACTTGCCGATGGTGGCTGAGTAGAAGGTGGTCACGCTCTGCGTCGGGGTGCCGTCCGTGTCCGGTACCATGGAATTCTTGAGGCGCAGACCGGCGATGAGGAGCGAGTTCTGGCCGTTGCCGTTTCCCGAGAAGCCGGTGGTGTTGTACTGGAATTGGACGTTGATGGCGTCGCCGGCCACGTAGCGGCCATAGTTCAGGAACTTGATGGTTCCGAGTTCGGAGTCCACGACGTAATCGGCGCCGGCGCCTTCTTGCAATACGGTTCCGTCGGAAAGGGTGACCTTGACGCTTCCCTGCGCGAGATCACGGTAGTTGGGGTTGGTGGTCTTCAGATCGAGTACCGGATTGGCCACGGCGGGGATGCCGCCGACGGGGGCGAAAGCGGCTACGTCCACGATTTTCCCGCCTTCGGCGGCGGCGATGTTCTCGGCGCCGGCGAGGATCGCGTCCGATAAGGTCATGTTGCCGGCGGAGGTTTTCGACGGGTCGAAAAAGGGGACGCCGGTGGACTTGTTGAGGTTGTATCCCAGCTCGTGCTGATCGTTGACCTGCTTCACGATGGAACCCGCCAAGGAGTTCAGCGCGTCCATGTACTTCGAGAGCACCTGGCCCCGGGCATCCATGATGCCCTTCAGCTCGCCGCCGCGGGGGTCGAAACCGCGCTTGGATTCGACGAAGCGCAGACGCAGTTCCGATGCCTTTTCGCCGTTGGCCAGGGTCTTGTCCACGCCATAGGTCTCGATCTGCATGGCTTCGGAAGGGCCTACGATGAGGTTGCCGCCCGAAGTGACGATGAGCCGGCCGTTGGTATCCTCGACGGTCTGCACGTCGATCAGGCTGGAAAGCTTACGCACCAGCAAATCGCGTTGGTCGCGGGCGTCATTGGCTTTCTGGCCCGGGCTGGTCTCCACGCCGGCGATCTTCTGGTTGAGATCGTAAATCTGCCCGGTCAAATCGTTGACCTGCTTGGCCTGCTGATCCAGCGGGTTGTTCATCGACAAGCCGTAATCCTGGATCTGCTTGTACACGCTTTGGAAGGTATCGATCATCACGTCGGCGCTGGACTTGACGGCTTCGCGGGCCGAGAGGTCGCCCGGATTGTTGGCCAGATCCTGCCATGAGGCCCAGAAAGCGTTCATCTTGGACGCCAGGCCGTCATCGCTGGGTTCCTTCAAGATGTTCCCGAGACGGGTATAGGCGGTATCCAATTGCGTGTTGTATCCCTTGTCGCCCAGGGCTTCCCACGTCTGGCGATCCAGGAATTCGTCGCGGATGCGATCGACTTCGGTGACCGCGACGCCCAATCCCTTTTGGCCGTACACGTCGTCCGGGATGGCATCGGCCTGGAGGTTCACCCGCTTGCGCGAGTAGCCTTCCGTATTGGCGTTGGAGATGTTCTGGCCGGTGACGTCTATGGCGGTCTGGGAGGCGTTAAGGCCCCGCATGCCGACGTTGAGGGAGTCCATCAAGCCCATCAGACGCTCCGGTTCACGAGGTTGCGGATCTGCACCCGGGCGTAGTTCACGCCGCCCTTGGCGGTATAAAGGCCCATGCTGTCGGCCTTGCTGCGGCCGGCCACGCTGGTGAGGATCCCGATGGTGGTATGGATGATCTTGCTGCCGTTCTCGATCAAGGCCTGGTTCACGATCAGGGTTTGCCGGAGCGCGGCCATGGCCCCCATCAAGGCATCGCGGCACTCCTTGAGGCGGGCGGCGTTTTGGTGGGAGACCAGGGGATAGATGGCTTCGCACTTCGCGGGCGCGTGGGCAGGGGTGGATGCGTCCCCTGCCTTGCGCGAGCCCAGGATGGCGGAGGTGATCCCGACGCGATCTTCTTCCAGGCCGGCCAGATTATGCAGCAGTTTCTCGATCTCGCCGTTCACCTGGAGGTTATCGGCGAGGTGGCGGTTGATCAGGGCGGTACGTTGGCGTTCGGCCATGCCGCGATAGGCCGCGTACAATCCGAGTTGGGATTTCAGATTGTCGATTAAGCGGACGCAGAGGGCTTCGCGATCGGTTTTCGGCGCGTCCGCGGCGGTCGTCCCCTCGGCGAACAAGTCGGGGAATTCCTCCAATATGGCTTGGCGGGTCATGGTGGCCATGGCTTCCTCAATTCCCTTGCGCGGCGTCCAGCTCGCGCTTGGTCGTCAGGACGGTGTCGACGTAAGTCTTGGTTTCCGCGAAGGGCGGGATGCCGCGGTAGCGATCGACCGCGGTGGGGCCGGCGTTGTAGGCGGCCAGCGCCTTGGACTCGTCGCCGCCATAGCGGTTCAACAGGTCCTTCAGATAACGGGTTCCCGCCAGGACGTTTTCCTTGGCGTTGAAAGGATCGCGCACGCCCATCGCCTGGGCGGTGCTGTCCATCAATTGCATCAAGCCTTTGGCGCCCGCGCCGGACACCGCCAGGGGCTGGTTGGCCGATTCCGCCTTGATGACGCCCTTGATGAGGTTGGCGGGGACGCCATAGGCCTGCGAAGCCTGATCGATGATGGGCCGCAGGGCGGCATCGCTCATGGCCGCGGGGGCCGTGGATTTGCCGTCGCGGGAATGCGCGCCTACCAGCTTAGCCAGCATCGGCGCCATCGGGAAATCGTTCCCGGCGTCCTCTACGTCGCCGTCGAAGCGGGGGATGGCGGTGGGCTGGTTCGCCGCTGGCGCGCTCACGGCGTCGAGCCCTTGGGCGCGGCGCAAAGAGCGGTAAATCTGGGAGGCCAGGCTGTTGGAAATCCCGGTCAGGGCGTTCTTCATCCCCTGCGCCCCGGAAACCAGCGGGTTCTTGGCGTCCAGGCTGGCATATTGGTTGTCGAGCATCTCGGAGAAGATCTCGCGGCCGGGCGAGGCCTTGGTAAGTTCGTTGCCCTCGGCGATGGTGCTCTGGCGCATGGACTTGTACATCTGGGAGAGGAACATGGATTGGAAATCGAGGGCGGCCTTCCAACGCTTCTTGTCCGCCTCGGCGCCTTGGGCCTTCTGGGAAGCCAGTCCCTTGGCGGCCTGTTCCAGCGGAGCCACCTTGGAGAGGCCCAACTGGTTCTTGATCAGGTCGAGGTTGTTGGTGGGTTCTGTGTTCATGGTTCTCTCGTAGCTTGCCGGTTACTGTCCTGCTTTAACTTCCTCTTCAAGTGCATTGGATTGCAAGACCCATGCCAGCGCCCGGAAGGCCCGGATATCCCCCATAAGTGGCGGCCGGCCATGGCGGTTAAGGGAAATTGAGGACGGGGACGGGGAAAAACTTGCCTCGCGGCGGAGCGGGCGGGGGAGGAATCTGCCCTTGGGGCAGCCTATATATATGGCCCGGGCTTAAGGGGCCAGGTCTTCGGCCTTGGCGATGATAGAGCTTTCGTCCAGGCGCCGCAGCGCCTCCAGCAGGATGGCCATGGTGTCCCCGTCGAGATTGCGCTCGCCGGCGGATTGTTGGGGCAGGAAGCGGAAGGATCCGGATTGCCACCGCAGGGCGTCATCGATGGCCAGGGTAGCGGGCAAGTTACCCAGGCTGGCGTGCACCAGGCCGCCTTCCTCGAAACCGAAATGCGCCCGCAACGGCCCTTGTTCCACCAGCAAGGTGCCCGTCATGCGCGCCGTGAGGACGGACTGCAGGAGATCGGCGAACGCGAAGTAGCGCAGATCCCCCGAAAGGCCCGGCGACAGCAATTGGGCCAGCTTCTGGTTGGTGGCGCGGATGCGCTTGGAAAGCATGCGGTAAAGGATGATGCTCATGACCGGGAATTCGGCCAAGGTCTTGTGGAAGTCCTCGCGGGCGATGGCCAGGGTGAGGCAATCTTCCACCGCGTCCACCTGGTTGCTCGTGGAGGCGCCGGTGAGGATGGACATCTCCCCGAAGCAATCCCCCTTGCGCAGCACCGACAGCTCCAGCACCCGGCCGTCCTGGCCGCGGGTGGCGATGCGGACCATCCCTTTCAGGAGGACGTGGAAATGGCTGCTGGTGACGTTCGCCTTGAGGATGACGTCGCCGCTTTTGTATTCCCTGGCCAGGGCGCGCTCCCGGAAGGCCCGAGCCACGGCGATAGGCATCTGATCCAGGAACGGGCGGGCCATCTGGTTCTCGGCCGAGAGGACTTCTTCGAACTGGACGGCGGGCCGCGAGAGCTTGCTCATGCGGCAGTACGACCAACGGCAGGCGCAATTCTTCCAGCCCGCTTCGACCTGCCCTTCTTCGCGCCGCCCTTCCATAGCCACGGGGATGAAGCTCGCGACGGGCATGGAGCAGGATACCGTCTGGTTCCCGTATACGCCGGGCATCTGCACTTGCAGCGAATCGCCCTTGGTATAGAAGGGGCAATTACGCAAGTCCAACGCCTTGAGCGCCCAGGATTGTTCCGCTTCATCCATATCCGAAAGTTACCTATTCCGATTGGGTCCGTGAGGACGGCCACGCTTTCGCCGCAGAGTAACTACCGCCCGGGAATCCTAGCCGCACGGGGCTTGGAGGATTTTGGGGACCGGTCCGGTAATCCTCCAATAGCATAAACTAGCAGGGTACCGGATCTCAAGCGAATCGCGGATGTGTCAAGAATCCCGATGCCTCGGAACGAATTCGCCCGGTTTCGCCCCGGGCGCGGGCCGGGGCTTGATCAAATCCGGGGAGCGCCAATGTAGCGCTATTGGGAGTGCCTTTGGAGCGCCATCGGAACCCCATCCGTGCGCCATTTCAGGTTAATAGAAGCACAATCTGAAGCGCCATTGGCGCTCCCAATAGCGCTCCATTGGCGCGCCATCCATTTTGGGAGCACAGGCCTTCCAGGCTCCTAGGTACAGCAAGGCACCGAGGATAGGGCGGGTCGGCTAAGGTAGTGAGGGGACGGTCAGCCTTTGAAAGCGGGATTCGGGGTCATCATGGCGGCATAGAGGGCCCGAATGGCCTTCTCGTAGTCTTGGTTGCCTACCCCGACGATGATGTTGTATTCCGAGGAACCCTGATCGATGATGCGCACGTTGACGTGGGCGTCGCGCAGGGCGATGAATACCTTGGCCGCCGTGCCGATCTGGTTCGCCATGCCCTCGCCCACCACGGCGATGAGAGCCAAGTCCGGTTCCACCTCCAGGATGTCGGGCTCGAGAACCCGGCGCAGATCCTCGAGGATGCTTTCGGTCTTGTCGCCGATTTCCTCGGCGGCGGCCACCACGCTCATGGAATCGATGCTCGAGGGCATATGCTCGATGCTGACCCCGTGCGTCTCGAAAATGCCGAGCATCCTGCGGGCGAAGCCGACTTCCTTGTTCATCATGCTCTTCTCGAGGCTGAACATGCAGAAGTTCTTCTTGCCCGCCACCCCGGCGATGTCGTAGCGCGTCACTTCGGGCAACTTGGAAACGATGAGCGTACCGGGATCATCGGGGCGGTTGGTATTGCGGATGTTGATGGGGATGCCCGCGTCGCGCACTGGCGCGATGGCCTCGTCGTGGAAAACGCTGGCGCCCATGTAGGAGAGCTCGCGGATCTCGCGGTAGCTCACTTCGTCGAGGGGATGGGGATTATCGACGATGCGGGGATCGGCCATCAGCAAGCCCGAAACGTCGGTCCAGTTTTCATAGAGCTCGGCCATGATGGCGCGCGCCGCGATGGCCCCGGAGATGTCCGAGCCCCCGCGCGAAAAGGTCTTGATGTTCCCCTTCACGTCGACGCCGTAGAAGCCCGGCATCACGTAGAGCTTGGACGGATCGGACATGCGCTTGCCCAGCACTTCGTAAGTCTTCGCGTCGATACGGCCGGCGCGGTCGAAGAATACCGTATCCTTGGGATCCACGAACTCGGCGCCCAGGAAGGCCGCCATCAGGACGCCGCACAGGTATTCCCCGCGCGAGGCCACGAAGTCCCGCGAAGCGCCTTCTTCGATCTCCTTACGGAACGCGGCCAGGGTCTGCTCCATCCCGGCCTTGAGCCCCAATTGCCTTTCGATCTCCAGGTAGCGATCGCGGATCAACGCGAAGGGCGCATCCAAGGGAAGCTTCTTCTGGGCCAGGTCATGGCACAGGTAGAGCAGATCGGTGAGCTTGGCTTCCCCCGAGTGCCGCTTGCCCGGGGCCGATGGCACGACCACCTTGCGCTTGGGGCCGGCTTGGAGGATTTTCTTGATCTTGAGGAATTGATTGTGGTCGGCTACGCTAGAGCCGCCGAATTTCGCGACGATGCGGTTCATGTTGCGGGAAAATTAAAAAAAGAATGAAGTAAAACTTAATCCCGCCCGATAAGCTGTAAGAGGACGCGTCGCGATCATGGAAATCAAGAACAACAAACCGGCCGAAAGCAGCGAACCCCGCCGATTCTCGGCTGGGCGCGCGGTTTCCAAGCCGGGTGCCAACTCCTTCGCCGCCGCGCTCAAGAAAGCATCCGATGCCGCGCCCGCCCCCAAAGCCGCCGCGCCGGCTCTTCCGGACGCTCCACAGCCGCTCGATACCGCCGCCGCGCCTCAATCCCAGGAATCCCAAACGGCTGGGAAGTCCCCGGCCGCGCAATCCGAGGCCCCGCCGGCGGATTCCGATGCCGCCTTCGCCGACCACATGGAGTTGGTGCGCTTTCGGCTCAAGACCGGCTATTACGCCAGCAAAGCCATCAATGACGCATTGACGGACAAGCTGAGCGGCTATTTCGATGAATTGGCTTAAGGCTATCCCCCGAAATACTCGGTGAACCGCCGCAGGAAGCGGTCCAGATCCCCCGCAGGCAAGGCATCGATGCCGGCCGCCAATTTGCGTCCGCCCCCGCCGAACTCGATAGCCAGATCGGAAGCCGCGGGACCGCCCGCCCGCGGCGCCCGCACGGAGACGCGGTAGCACCCATCCGACACGGCATGCAGAACCGCTAGCGCTTGGTCGGGGCGTTCCAGCGCCCGCTCGTTGGCCCAGGTGGCGGCATAGCGCCGCGCGAAGGGCGCATCCGGGACCGCGAAGGCCTTGGCCCGCGGCGCGTCGGCCAGGGGCGAGAGGGATTGCAAGGCATCCTGGTCGGCTTCGAATTGCGAGGCCAGCGGCCCGAAGATAGGCGCGTCCCAGCAGAAGTCGAGGGCGGATGGGTAAGCCTCCATGCGCGCGGCCAAATCGGCGGCGGGAAACAGCTGATCGCCCGGAAGCTCCCCGTAGGCATTGTAATTGAGCAAGCTTCCCGCCCGCCGCAGGAGTTGGGCCTCATGGGCGGAGGCGCCCCCGGCGGACGCGAGGGAGGAGCCGGTGGCCGGCAGATTGTCCCCGAAGGCGGCCATGGCGGCCCAGAGCGGCTGGCGATGGCCACGGACCGCGTTCACGATGGCCGCGGTGCAGGTTTCCGGGGCCTGGTTCACGTGCAATTCCAGGGAAGGATGGGTGGGCGGAAGCCCGGGCTCGTGGTGATCGTACCAGGTAACTTTTACGTTACCCCGATCCAGCAGGCCCGAGAGGGCGGCCAGATTGCGCTTGAGGCTGATGTCCAAGGCATGCACGTGCCCGGTCGCTCCCGATGGGATCCGCTCCAGCAGTTCGATCTCGCGTTTAAGCCCGGTCACGCGCAGCGTGGGCGGGCCGAGTTCGAGGAAAAGGATGTGCTGGGCGCAGAGCCCGTCGGCGTCGCCGTTGAAGACGTAGTAGGCGCCGCCATCAGCCGAGGCCGGGCCTTGATCAATCAAGGCCGTAGCGCTCTTTGAGCACCTGGATATGGTGCCGCTCATGCCCGATCAGGGCCCGTAGCATTTGCGCCGGGGTGATCCGTACGCCTGCCGCCGTGCCCACTCGATCCCAGCCGGCGGGATCGATGCCGGCGATCAGGGCGCGGGCGGCCTGGCCCACGCCCTTCCAGGCGTCCAGCACGGCGCGCCATGAAAGCGAATCGTAACCGGCGGCGGCCGCGTAATCGTTTTCCTCGAAGCTGGGCAGGGGCTGGCGCTCGCCGCGCGAGATGCACACCGTGCGGTAAAGGAAAATCAGGCTCGTATCGGTGATATGCCCCACCACTTCGCGTACCGTCCATTTGCCTTCGGCATAGCGGTAGCCGGCCTTGGACTCGGGCAGGCTGGTCAGGTAGGTATGGCAGATTTCGGAATGGCGGGCGTAAGCCTCGACCGGGTGGGTCGACGGGGCATCGTCGAAGGCCACGTAGTTCTTGTAGAAGCCGGAATCCTTGAATTCGATCATGCCAAAAAGTATAGCTACCGAGGGACGATGGTCACAATCGCGGGATGGGGCCGCGGCTATTTTGCCGTCATGCCTTCCGTAGCCGCGACCCATACTTCCGCCATTCCAGGTTTCGGCGACGGGGCCGAGGCTCCCCTTTGCGCGAACGATTCCCCCTTCGCCGCGGTCCTGAGGCTTTGCGAGGCCGTCGCGAAGCGCTCCTGCCCGGTCCTCTTGCGCGGCGAAAGCGGAACCGGCAAGGAAGTGGTGGCCCGTTTCCTCCATACCCACGGCGAGAGGGCGGGCAGGCCTTTCATCGCCGTCAATTGCGGCGCCCTGCCTCCCGGCTTGATCGAATCGGAGCTGTTCGGGCATAAGAAGGGCGCCTTCACTGGCGCCTCCGCCGACCACCCGGGCCGCTTCCGTCAGGCCGATGGCGGCACCTTGTTCCTGGACGAAATCGGCGATATGCCTTTGGAGGCCCAGGTGCGGCTCTTGAGGGCGTTACAGGAAAAACGGGTTTGCCCCGTGGGCGATACCCGCGAATACCCGGTCGACTTCCGGTTGGTCTGCGCTACCCACCGCGATCTCGCCGCGCTGGCCCGGGAGGGACGCTTCCGCGAAGACCTGCTCTTCCGCCTGGACGTGATGGCCATCGACCTGCCTCCCTTACGCGCGCGCCGCGGCGACATCCCGATCCTGTTGCGGCATTTCCTCGCCTCATTACTACCGCCAGCGGAGGCGGACGCGGCGTGGCGCGCGGTTCCCCCGGAACTGGCCGAGCGGCCCTTCTCGGGTAACGTGCGGGAGCTGCGCAACCTGGCCGAACGCTATTGCGTATACCGCGAACTGGGCCGGGGCTGGGAGGCCGTGCTCGCGGGCGCGCCCGCGGGAGGCCCAGGCAACGTATCGCGGGCGTTACCGTCCGCATCCGGAAACGGGGAAGCATTCCGGCCGCGCGCTTCACGGGTTTCCGATCGCGAAATCATGGAAGCCCTGGGCGCCTGCGGCCATCATCGCGGTCGCGCATCCGGCATGTTGGGGATAACCCGGCGCGCTTTGCAATACCGGCTCGCGAAAATGGCGCTTCCCGGACGCGCTTATCCCTTCCCCTCCTCCGGGTTTGGCTCTATATTATCAGGGCTATATGGGGAACGCGATGGGGGGAGTGCCGTCGAGGGGCGCAGCGGCATCCGCCCGTAAGCCCGCCTCCGCGCTCGGATTTTTGCCGGCCGCCCTGGTTTCCTTAGCTCTCGCCGCCGTCGTGCTGATCGCGGGATCCCATTGGGGAGAATCCGCCTGGTACCAGGCCTTCGCCCGCGTCGCCGGCCCTCCGCCGCCATCCTCGACCGTTCTCATCATCACCGCCGATCCCGGCGCGGATCCCTGGGATGCCGCAGCCCGAGCGCGCTTAGCCGCCACCGCCCTGAGTCGCGGTGCTTCCGTGGTGGCCCTGGGGCCCGCTTCCTCCCCCATCGCCGCGGGCGCGGATGCGATCGCCGGTGCGCCTACGGATGCCCCTGCGGCACCGGCCGGCCGTTGGGTGATCCCGCATACCTTCGCCCGCGTGCGGGCCTGGTCCTTCCCCGAGAATGGGCCGCCGGCTTATCCTCCCATCCTTTCCCGATCCCTCTATCCCGCCCTGGACGGGCCCGAACCGGGATTGTCCCTGGCGATGGGAGAAGGTCTGGATATTCCCGATAGCTTGATCACGGAAGCAAGCGCCGGCCCGTCCGCGCCGACCACCGGCTTCATCCTGCCGGCGGGCGAAGCCGCGGTGTGGGCCGTGCCCGCCTTTATCCGCTTGGAGCGCGGGGTGGCGGCGTCCCTGGGAGTGGAAGCCGCGCGCCGGTACCTGGGCGTCCCGGCCGCGAAGATCGGCTACGTGGAGGGCGTGGGAGCCTTGTTCGACGCGTCCCACGCCTTGCCGATAGATGCCTCGGGGGCCGCGCTTCCCCGGTTCCATGCGCCGGACGGCATCCCGCACCTATCCGCCCAGCGTTTCCTGGAAAGCTCCGGATCCGCATCCGAGGCGAGGGGCAAGCTGGTATTCCTCGATCCCGGCGGAGCATCGCTGCCCACCGCCGCCGGCCTACGCACCCCCACCGAGGTGGAAGCGTCCCTTTCCGCGGGATTGCTGGAAGGCACGCTAATCGCCGCGCCCGCTTGGGGCGCGCCCCTGGCCGCCCTGGCGGGCCTATGCTCCGCGGCCTTGATGGCGGCCGTCCTGATCGCCGGATTCGGCGGCGTCCCCGCCTTCATGATGGGAGCGTTCCTCGCTTGCGTATACCCGATCGTCGCCTTCGCCGCTTTCGCCAAAGCCTCCCTGTGGCTGCCGCCCCAGGCCCCGCCCCTGCTCGTCGCCGCCGCCTATTTCCCGCTCGCCTGGGCGCGCCGCAGCCTCACCGGCAGACGCGCGCACCCGCCCATGATCCATCCCGCGCCCGCCTTCGATCCCGTCCTGATGCCGATGGCGCGGCCCTTGCCTCAACCGGTAACGCCGATGCGCGGCACGCCCCAAGTCGCCATCCCCGCCGTCCGCCCGATACAGGGCAGTGCGCCGGCGGGAAGGATGGCCGCGACGGAATCGCCCTCGCTCATGCCACCTGCCCCCGTGGCCTCCGCGCCAATGCCCCCCGCGTCCGTTGCTCCCGCCCCGCTGGCGCAGGCGCCCCGGAATGCCGAGCCGCCGCGCCCGCGGCCGGTCTTGCGTGAACGACAGGGCGCCCCGGTCGAACGCCTGGCCGAACCGGCGGCCCCGTCGCCTGCCGGCGACGAAATCGAGAGGGACGCCAAAGGCGGCCTGGTGCGCGTGGGCAAGTACAGGATCGTACGCAAGATGGGATTCGGTTCGGCCGGCGACGTATTCGAGGGTTTCGATTCCCAGATGGGCCGCAAGGTGGCCATCAAGACCATCACCCGCTTCGCGTCCTCCCGTTTCGATCGCGCGGGAGAACGCTTCGTGCTGGAAGCCCGGGCCGCGGGCTCGCTGAATCATCCTTGCATCAACACCATCTACGATTTCGGTACCATCCGCGACGTCTCCTACATGGTGCTGGAATTCCTGGACGGCGTGACGCTTTCCCAATGGATGCGGGCCCATCCCCAACCTCCGCATCCCCGCGCCGTAGCCCATTGGATGCGGCAAATCGCTTCCGCCCTCGACTTCGCCCATAGCCACAAGATCATCCATCGCGATCTCAAGCCCGCCAACCTGATGGTGGTGGATAACGGCGCCACCTTGAAGCTG
Protein-coding sequences here:
- a CDS encoding protein kinase gives rise to the protein MPAALVSLALAAVVLIAGSHWGESAWYQAFARVAGPPPPSSTVLIITADPGADPWDAAARARLAATALSRGASVVALGPASSPIAAGADAIAGAPTDAPAAPAGRWVIPHTFARVRAWSFPENGPPAYPPILSRSLYPALDGPEPGLSLAMGEGLDIPDSLITEASAGPSAPTTGFILPAGEAAVWAVPAFIRLERGVAASLGVEAARRYLGVPAAKIGYVEGVGALFDASHALPIDASGAALPRFHAPDGIPHLSAQRFLESSGSASEARGKLVFLDPGGASLPTAAGLRTPTEVEASLSAGLLEGTLIAAPAWGAPLAALAGLCSAALMAAVLIAGFGGVPAFMMGAFLACVYPIVAFAAFAKASLWLPPQAPPLLVAAAYFPLAWARRSLTGRRAHPPMIHPAPAFDPVLMPMARPLPQPVTPMRGTPQVAIPAVRPIQGSAPAGRMAATESPSLMPPAPVASAPMPPASVAPAPLAQAPRNAEPPRPRPVLRERQGAPVERLAEPAAPSPAGDEIERDAKGGLVRVGKYRIVRKMGFGSAGDVFEGFDSQMGRKVAIKTITRFASSRFDRAGERFVLEARAAGSLNHPCINTIYDFGTIRDVSYMVLEFLDGVTLSQWMRAHPQPPHPRAVAHWMRQIASALDFAHSHKIIHRDLKPANLMVVDNGATLKLLDFGIAKMEDMGLTATGMTVGTPSYMSPEQLAGANVGPASDQYGFAVVLYQLLSYRLPYIGTKIPELCNRILKNEIVPLDEVSPALGGAFWGALRKAMGKTPEERYPDCMALYTALAETMPA